In Physeter macrocephalus isolate SW-GA chromosome 9, ASM283717v5, whole genome shotgun sequence, the DNA window AGGAAAGTTTCTTAAACATTATgctttatttctccatttgtaaacTGCAGCTACTGGTAGGGTTATTAAAAATTACATGGGTTAATACATATTAAGTGCTTAGAAGATGATCTGGGACATAATGATTGCTTGAATAAGtaacagctattattattaagcaTGCACTTTCATGTACATGATGGTGAGCTTTCTACTGAGAAACTTGGCTTAAAACAGCAGCATCAGGGAAAAAGTTATGAGACACTGGAATAGATAGTCAAAGAAACTGACAACACTGCTCtcaatctactttaaaaaaaaaaacaagtaaggcCTTCcgtggtagtgcagtggttaagaatccacctgccaatgcaggggacacgggttcgagccctggctcgggaagatcccatatgccacagagcaactaagcccatgcaccacaactactgagcctgccctctagagcccgtgagccacagctactgagccctcgtgccacaactactgaagcccacgcacctagagcccgcactcctcaacaagagaagctaccccaatgagaagtccacgcaccgcaatgaagagtagtccctgctcaccacaactagagaaagcctgcgcacagcaacaaagacccaacatagccaaaaataaataaattatatatacatatattacttaaaaaaaaagaaaacaagaaagatccCTCTCTGTCTGAGGGAAGGATGGAATAAAtgcttctttaagtgaaaaaagtaatatgtattcattgtaaaatgaacaaacaaatcaaaCACTACAAAGATGTAGAAACTCCCAGTACTCTTAACCAATTTGGCATTTACCATTTAAGACTTTTTCCCATTTATATATTATGCATTTTCCCACCTGTgtggaggtgttttttttttttttttttttaacaaaaatgggatcataccatacaaaaaaaaaacatggaatgcttcatgaatttgtgtgtcatccttgcatggggccatgctaatcttctctgtatagttccaatttttgtatatgtgctgctgaagtgagcactggactttctattctgttataTCTGCTAACTTTAAACTATGGCTACCCCCAGTCATGTAGGACTTTTATGTCAAGAGACCAGCAGGCAAGGAAAGGAGTCACTATCCTAGTGGCATATAACTGATCCTGCTCATGAGAAGGAGATAGGGCTGCTTTTACACCATGAGGgctattatgggctgaatttttgtctcccaccaaaattcatatgctgaatcCCTTAGAGTCTATTACCTAGGAAACCCAAACAATGACCACTGTTTTTAACAATAGGACCATATCACAGAGCTTCAGAAGCAGGTTGTCTGATTTTCAAGAGAGCCACCATTTCAGCCCAGAAGTTATTCCATTTCAAGAAGAACACAGCTGTGGAGGTAGAAAGAAGACagcatttcacacacacacacacacacacacacacacacaccacacacacacatacacacacaaacacaagaaTGTGGCATTGCATGGAGAAAAGGCATTGTGCATTTTCCACTTTGAGGGGGCTAGGTGTGACTATCAGGTTTCAGAATAATGCAGGAAGCCAAGCATTTGTACAAACTAATAGTACAACAAAAGGCAGCTGTGGGATTGTGGTTGGTTTAGAAGTAGTGCTCACAACTGTGGAGCAAACAAAACTACCCAAGTTGACCCAAGAAGAGCATGGTGTGGTGAATTCCAAGACGTGATGGACACTGAAAAGTTGGGATCCTAATGTGTCTAAAATTTGCTCTGTATAGTTCTAGAATGTCAATTAATTATTGAAGACTACTTCCCAAACTTTAACATGCATATAAATCGCCTGAGAATTTTGTCAAAATGCAGACTACAGTTCAGTAAATCTGGAATGGGACTGGAGATTCTGCAGTTCTAACAAGATCTCAAGTGACGTTGCTGGCGTTagatcacactttgagtagcaagtaCCTAGAATATTCTGGTAGAATTAGTCTGGCACTGGGgttgattcattcatttgccTAATTGATATCTGTATCCTTGTTTGAGCAAGAATTTTGAGACAGCTAAAAGATTCAGATGTACATAGTaatccctagagcaaccactagaaaaataaggcaaagagCTACAGCTAAAAAGccaatacataaattaaaatggaattagcTCTGAGAATTATTCAATTAACCCAAGAGACTGGAGGAAAATAGGAACAGATGAACAAAAAATAGATGtgataaatagaaaacaacaacaaaatagtaaACTAAACCCAACTATTCAGTGATTACATTAACTAGAAACGGATCAAACTTACTAATTAAAATACAGAGACTGTCAGACTGGGTAAAAAAGCAAGTCTCAACTGTATTCTGTCtaaaagaagcattttaaaaataaagacacatacaGGTTGaaggtaaaaggatggaaaaatatatcaagCAAATAGCTGGAGAGTTATATTagtatcagataaagtagatttGAAGACAAAGCATATTACCaggataaagagggacatttcataaGGATAAGGTGTCAAATAATCAGGAAGACATAAATCATGAATGTATATTCACCTAGTAACCAAGCCtcaaaataatatgaatgaaaaacagacatatttaaagggagAGATAGAGCCACGGTCAGAATTGGAGATTTTCATACCCttttctcagtaattgatagaactagacaaaaaaaagtcaaaaattaaTTTGCTATGGAccatagacctaaacataaaagctgaaagaaactataaagcttttattataaaacacagaaaaacatctTTGTGATTGGGGGGTAGGCAAAATTTTCTTAGAGAGGATATGGAAAGTAAtaaccaaaaaaatgttttaatgatagagttcatcaaaatttaaaacatctgctCAGCAGAAgatactattaagaaaatgaacatgCAAGTCACAAACTGGTAGAATATTCACAGtacacatatctgacaaaggacttgtatctaaaatatataagaacttcctacaactcaatattttttaaaaaaacaacagaaaactatAATAATGGACAAAATGTTTCAACAGATTATTCACAAAGAAAGATACAGGAATGACCAATGttcacatgaaaaagtgctcaatgtTACTTGTTATCAGGAAAATGATGcagatgaaaaccacaatgagataccactacacatcacCAGAGTGGCTAAAATTTtagactgacaacaccaaatgctggcaagaatgtgaTATGAGAACTCTTGTGCTTTTTTGAtaagtgtaaaatggtacacatgTTTTGGCAAAAGGCCTGTccatttcttagaaaactaagCGTAAATCTGtgctatgacccagcaatcctattcTCAGGTATTTAGCCAAGAAAGGTTGAAATATACATCTACAAAAAGACTTGTATGAGAATGTTAATAATGGCTTTACTTATAACAGCCAAAACTAGAAATAGCCCAGATGTCCATCaaggagaatggaaaaaaaacctaggatgttcatataatggaatactactcagtaataaaaagggaCAAACTACAAAACCATGTAACTACATGACAGATTTCGAGAACATTATTCTGAATAAAGACTTGcacatgattctatttacatgatGTTTCTGAAAAGGTAATACTTAAACAAGGGTGAAAAATATTATAGGATTGCTAATAATAATGAGGATTGACTGGTAAGGGCCATGAGAAAACTCTTTGTTGTGTTGTAAATATTCTATAACTTGATAGGATTTGGTTACATGGATGTgtacatctgtcaaaactcattggATGATATACTTAAGATTTATGCATTTCACTGTGAGTAAATTTTACCCAAAAAAGTGGACTACTAACTATCTGTCTAAATATACAGACTTTTTATAGTGACTGCTATTGGCAAGCCACAAATTTGTCTGGTGAACTTCCTAGCAGCTTCATTACAGAAGGAAGGTGTATTCTATTAGGGGCTTGTTCTTGTATTTGTTACCTTTCTTTCCTATAAATAACAGTTAAAAAGTCCTCTTATAAGCAGGTCATCTGAGGGCCTGAGATTCCCTGTGTCGCTTGCACTGATGGCAGAGTCTGATTTGCCAGGATAGCTTTTGGTcatgattttattatatatttattgagttactGTTTAATTACTGTTAGTTATTTGCTGAGTTATTGTAAGTGGTTGTGCTTTAGTTCAGGCTCATATCTTCAATGTAACTGAGCATATCTGTAATGACTTATTGTCTTCCTATCTTTGCAGGGCTAATATGCAAAAGAGGAAGTAACCATGTCCTGTGTTACCCCCAAGAGCCAAGTGGGGACCCAGGGTAGAGCTGCAGGGAGACAGGCAGGCTTTGGTCCAGAATGAGGAAAAACCTTCCAATCACTAATGTCCTCTGGCAATAGGAAAGACTTTTGGGGAAGTAGAGGGCTCCCCTTTACTGGACCACTTTTTTCTAGATGTGACACCTCTCCCTTTCCCTAGCTTCTTCCTCCCAGCGTATAACCATACTCCATGTATTAGTCATCTATTATTCCCAAACCaattactccaaaacttagtattgtttcacagtttcTATGGGCCAAGAGGACAGATTAGTTGGGTCCTCTGCTTCAGAGTCTTTCACAGGACTTCAGTCAAAATGTTGGCTAGGCCTGGGATCTCATCTGATAAGGTTTGACTGGGGAAGGGTTAAACTCCAAGTTCACTTACACTGTTGTTGCCAGGAATCAATGCCTTGAGGGTAATTGGTCTGAGGACCTCGGTTCTTCACTGAGAcctccctcagttccttgccaaaTGGACTTCTCCAATTTGGTAGTTTTCATCATCAAAACTAGCAAAAGAGTACATTCTTTAGGTTAAAGGcagttactaaaggggaaaggatTATATAAGGCCATGAAATCCAGTAGGAAAGAATTACTGggggtcatctttttttttttttttgtggtatgcgggcattcctctgctgtggcctctcccgttgtggagcacaggctccggacgcgcaggctcagcggccatggctcacgggcccagccgctccgcggcatgtgggatcctcccagaccggggcgcgaacccggttcccctgcatcggcaggcggacgcgcaaccactgcgccaccagggaagcccctgggggtCATCTTAAAGGCTGCTACAACGTTCCAGATTCCACCAACTTAGAATGTCTTCCCTGGACTTTGTTCTATACCTCCTGTTCCATGATGCTTTTCAAACAAATGACTTACTGAGGCTATGAAAGAAATACTCAAGCCCAAGACCTGTGCCAACCTCTATCCCCACAATGGTATTCCTCTTTTTCCCATCCTTTGCCTGTCTCTTCATGTGTAAATTCTTCCTCATTGTCCCTGGCCAGAAACTGCCTCCTCCTTGAAGTCTCCCCCTGGCTCTGGGTGGAAGTTCCCCCAAGTGTCCAAATCATGAACTTGAGCACTTGGTTTAGAAGCATTGTGTCCACAGCTGCTGGTTCCataatgctatgaacatagagtgttcctaaataatttttatctcCCCAACTGCTCTTTTCAAGAAGTTTAAGCATTTTGAAGTTTGCAGAAATTCAAGCAGCAAATGGAAATGCTTCCCCTGATATCCTTCAGTGGCCTAAGAGTGGAAAGTTACagcaggaacaaaggaaggagaaaaagaagttttCCTGGAGTGCTTTCAGCATAATTGGATCTTGGGGACATTGTCGCAGAAGTATAAAAATCTTCCTGactttgtatgattccatttccaaACTTTTAATCACTTCAGGGAACACAATAGTCCCAACTGCAGTACTGATTTCAAATTGCCTTCTACATGGACTGGTTGTTCCTTTAGAGATTTTGCCTAAAACACAGAACTAAGAGTGGGAGGAACTGGCTTTCACCCCTTCTTCAAATCAGAGGTGGACAACTCAGCCTGGGCCTGTCAAAATAGTGTTGATATTTCTGGCCCATGTACTGTTCCCAGGCCATAGGGACTCTTTCTCAGTAGGTTCCTGAAAAAGATAAGTGAGAGTTCTTATAAGAGTAATCCTCAACCTTTTATTGGCCCAGGGACATTTCCAGCTTCTGACTTGATTTTTCAAAGGGGTTGGCGCTTGAGAAGGGAGAAAACGAAACAATTTCAAAGATTGAGGGCCATGCAAAACCCCTTGGTCAGAAAAACCTAGAAGGCAAGAAGCCTGTGAAACTTTGTCTTATTTCATGGATTCCTCTAACTTTAAAGACACCCCCAGGATGAGATGATCCCACAGTTTCAGAGTCTCTTCTTGTATAAATCCAGGGAGCACCATTCACATTGCAGCCATGGAAATGGCTGGAGTTGTACTGTTGTTATGTTACAGAGGTGCTATTTATATTGACTACAATGAAAACAGAGTCTCTGGGAGCTGTGTATCCCTGTGGTCTGGCCTCTGGGGGGCCTCATGGGCTGAGCAGCCCAGACTTTTGAGCCCTCCTTGACCACTTCAACAAGAGCAGCTCTGCTTATCCTTGGCGGTGTCGGGGGAGtctgaatttaagaaaacaagagTTCTCTTTCTTAAAGAGTTTGAATATCATTGATCTCTTCTAACTCTAACATAGAATAGGGTAACCTGAGGGTCTAAGAGAGGGAAGCAGTACTGAAGTCTACTCAGCAGGTTAGAATGCGGCCCAAATCTCTGTGGTTACAGACCTGGTGTATTTgcacaaattcaatgcaattcttgAAGGAAGCTGACCACCATCATATGAACAAGAAAAACTTAGAAAACTGCCTGCTGggctcaatatgaaaaagaattttctaaTACTCTAGAGCTCTGCAAATATGGAGTAAGTTGTTTGGGAATGTAGTGGGCTCTTCATCATTAGAGGAAATCAAGCTGAAACTGAAAAGCCATGCATCACTGTGGTGCAGAAAAAGATCTACAATGGGAGCAGGAGTTGGACTAGATTATTTGGGGAAGCATAATCATGATATAAGTCTGTGTAACATACCTAGAAGCTTAACCAAAAGGCTCAATGGCTATTAATGTCCACTGATTCCTGTGTGGACATTCACCAAGAGGGAAtgataacaaaaaaataaaataacataaaatagatgttgtttaagggtacaaacttgcgaCAAGTAGTAAGTAACCCAGTGATCTAATGCACAGTTCAATGAATATATTGTACcataattatgtaatataataaatatcacaATAGCAATAttacaaaatgtaaatgtatcaaagtaacacattgtacaccttaaatttacatgttttatgtcaaatatattcaagactgaaaaaaaagaaaaaagcactgcTTTTAGTTATCTAAGAGAACTAGATTTCCAGAAGCTGTGACCCACTGTGGATTTTTGGAGACAGTCCTCTATCTTCATAAAACATCAGATTCAAACTCTTAGGAACATATCAGCATTTCCAGATCACAAAATTACCTTGGAGACCTCCCCAAGGTATCTCTCCATGTCCAGTGTCCTTTTGTCCTTAAAAGCCCAGCTAGAGTCTACATCACTTAAGAAGCATTTCATGACCCCTGTTCTACCAACACACTGCATGTCCTTTTGGATGTTCTGGCCTCTTCTGAATCCTTCTGCTTTCCCTCCCTGACAGGTTGTGTGCCCATTTAAGCCTGGGCCATGGGTCACCCCTGTTCCTCATAGGAATTCTCACACCCATATACTGGGTGATCAACAAGTGttttgatggatggatggatggatattcAGACACAGACAAATAGActgatggagggatggatggagggttggagggacggatggatggacaaaCGGACAAGACAGGTGGCTggacagacagatgaatggaaagcCCTGGAGCTAGCATTGCTCATGAGAAAAGAGATCTTGGGAACAACAGGAGTATGTTTTCTGTGAAAATGATCTGGAGAAACAGAGTGAGTATGCACAACTAATGATTTCCCTAGTACCTAGCACAAAGTGGGAGAACACAGAGCAAACTTAAAGTCACTTTTCTGGCCAAGTTTAATGAGATGAACTGCCATATAGGACACAGAACCACTAAAATCAATATGTTATGTATCTTGTCTCTGATTGAATGCATTAAATAATCAGAATCATCATTTTAAACATTGTAAATTTGATATTCTATGACCCCAaagtaattctaattttatttctcctttttcttggaAACAAATAGAGACTGTGGACTTTCACAACAGTTTTTCAATCACTCAGCCAGACTGGAACTCCAGACCAGATGCCCTGGACCTATATGAGACAAAGGATGTTGAGTCTGGATCACTGAGTATTTTATTCAGTTGAAAGAAGAGACAGACCATGGAAAGTGCCAACCAGACAGCCTCTGTGACAGAGCTCATTCTCCTGGGCCTCTCAGCCCACCCGAGGCTGGAGAAAACATTCTTTGTGCTCATGCTGCTCATGTACCTGGTGACCCTGCTGGGCAACGGGGTCCTCGTCCTGGCTCAGCCCACCCGAGGCTGGAGAAAACATTCTTTGTGCTCATGCTGCTCATGTACCTGGTGACCCTGCTGGGCAACGGGGTCCTCATCCTGGTGACCATCCTTGACTCCCGCCTACACAAGCCCGTGTACTTCTTCCTGAGGAACCTCTCCTTCCTGGACATCTGCGACACAACCTCCTCAGTCCCCCTCATTCTTGACAACTTCCTGACCCCCAGGAAAATCATCCCCTTCTCAGCCTGTGCTGTGCAGATGTTCCTCTCCTTTGCCATGGGGGCCATGGAGTGTGTGCCTCTGGGCATGATGGCGTTTGATCGCTATATGGCCATCTGCAACCCCCTGAGGTACCCCATGGTCATGAGCGAGGCTGTCTATGTGCCCATGGCTGCCAGCTCCTGGGCAGCTGGAAGTGCTGCCTCCACGGTTCAAACATCCCTTGCAATGAGGCTGCCCTTCTGTGGGGACAATGTCATCAACCACTTCACCTGTGAGATCCTGGCTGTCCTGAAGTTGGCCTGTGCTGACATCTCCAACAATGTGATCAGTATGGGGGTGACCAATGTGATTTTCCTGGGGGTCCCAGTTCTGTTTATCTTTGTCTCCTACATCTTCATCCTCACCACCATCCTGAGGATGCCCTCAGCTGAGGGGAAGAAAAAGGCCTTCTCCACCTGCTCTGCCCACCAAACAGCTGTGCTTATCTTCTATGGGACCATCCTCTTCACGTATGGGAAGCCCAAATCCAAGGACCCCCTGGGGGCAGACAAATAGGACCTTGCAGAGAAGCTCACCTCCCTCTTCTATGGAGTGGTGACCCCCATGCTCAACCCCATCATCTACAGCCTGAGGAACAAGGATGTGAAGGCCACCATGAGGAACCTGGTAAGTCCGAAACACTTCACCTGGTGGTGTTTGGAGGACAGATGTCCCTGGAGTTCTGTGCCTCTTGGCTGCTTTCCCCCATGAATCTCAGAAGAATATGCCTcccaaagaagatacatgtaAAGAGTGATTACCAGAAAACTGAATTacacatataatggaaaattttagCTGTTACTGGActtaatttttatgtgtgtgtgtttttttttttttgcgcccagccgctccgcggcatgtgggatcctcccggaccggggcacgaacccgcgtcccctgcatcagcaggcggactctcaaccactgcgccaccagggaagccctggacttaatttttaaaaacaatgaaacctAAAACCTGATGGGAGTGTGACTTGAGGGGATGGAAGCGGAATGCTGCTGAGAGAACAATTAGTTATTTTCCCGCTTCTCTATTGGGCAAGTCTGAATTCACCCTTGTAAGCAGGTTGCTCCTTCACTTTGAGAAAAACAGCTTAGTTTGCCTTGGTGTTGCCGAAAGATTCAAAATCCTGCTCTCAAAGGAGGCACTGTGGAGACAGTGTGGGGCAAAACTTCATGACATAGCAGTATAAAAGATAGCCTTCCTTGTAGATGAAATGGCacgtctttttatttttcttggaagcAAGGCTGAGGCTGGAGATAAGAATGAAGTcagtcttcttcctttccctgagACTCAGAGGAGTTGGGATCCTGTAGATTCTAGGTAGGGCATTTCCTCTGAGGGCAAGTAAGGTGGATCCTGTAACACGTGTGTAGAGGGTCTTAGCCTGGAATGTGGTTTTAAGCTTTCTTTTCCTGCCCTCGGtaagtcttttcttccttttttaaaatttatttatttatttatttattggctgtgttgggtcttcgttgctgcgcgtgggctttctctagctgcggcgagtgggggctactcttcgttttggtgcgaggggttctcattgcggtggcttctcttgttgcggaggacgggctctaggtgcgcgggcttcggtagttgtggcacacgggcttagttgctccacggcatatgggatgttcccggaccagggctcgaacccgtgtcccctgcattggcaggcagattcttaaccactgcgccaccagggaagccccctcggTAAGTCTTAAGTACACAGTCTGGTCCTGTAGTTTGGAGAGTTAAAGGATGGATCTAtggggagagcagggcaggggcacCACAGTGATCTGAGGGAAGCTGGAGTCAGGACCTCAGAAGATGGAGCAAGGTGGCTGTGCTGAGGAGAACTGGGGTGATAAAACTGAAAGGCAGAGCCAGTTCACGTGTACCTGACAAGAGGTCCAGAGGTAAAATGTGTGAGGATCTCAGTCAGCAGTGATACAAAAGGGGGCAAAGATGTCGTAAGGGAGAGAAACTGCCTCTTTTTTCTCAAGGCAGTCGGATATCCCGTTTTCCCTGAGAATCAAAACTTTCTAGTGAAAACAAATGCTCTCAGCCTGCCTTGCTTGGGTGTCCTGGGTTCCTCCTGCCTGAGACATGTCCAGCCACTCTCTTGGTTCCCACAGCGCTCTCCTGCCCATTCGTGGCAGAAACTCAGGCACGGTCACTGCCCGCATGGCTTCTTCAACAGTCTCTGGGGCTGTGCAAGAGCAGGACATGTTCCTGTCCCACCCTTTCATCCCCAGTATTATCTGCCCCACCCTGGGGGTGGATTTGCCTTTCCCTATTGAGCACAGAGCCCACCTACGGCCTTCTCAGCTCACTACAGGGAGGAGGACATCAACTCGGGATTAATTCTGACCTTTATAAATCAAGAGTTGACTTAAAAGTGAAACATACTTGCAGAGCAAAGTTCCTTTTCAATATACTTTATTTCACTAGGTTTGACTTAGAGAACTGTGCCTAGTTCCTACCCACCTCTTTCTAAAGGACCAAAGGAGGTGTTCCCCAGTTGCTGAAAGAGCTGCTGGCAGACAGGCTTCAGCTGTCAGCCTCTTTGGGAATTAGATAAGAGGGCTCTTAGCTGAAGAGAgctgactcacccaaggtcatgcTCCTTTCCCCAGCGCAAGCCCATATCCAATGACTGATTGGTGAAGGGATATAAATGCCTTGCCCCCACtagggacaactctgaagggccgTCCCAGTACCAGAGTCCCCCATGGGGTTGACTGACGCCTTTGTTGGGACTGCATCACAGCCCAACTTCCCCCTCTGCCCAATCCTCCGTCCTCATCCTCCCTTCCACCAGTACTGATCCCAAGAGTACTCCCTAATAAACCTCTTGCCCTCCAATCTCTGTCTCAGAGTTTGCTTCCTGGAAAAACCAAACTGTGACACCATGCAAAGTCCAATGCTCAAGTAACACGTGCTCTCTTTTCAGAATCTTGGACATTGGTGATACTTAGCAAAATCatgtagaataaaaaaaaaaatcatgtagaaTAGTTGTGTTAGCATCAGAAGCTCTGGAACCAGACCTTGGTTAGATTCCAGCTCCTCTCTTTATCATGGTTATAACCTTGAAGTTTGTTTTATACTGTATATAACTTCTCTGACATCTTCCTACCACCACACCCTGCCTACCTCTCTAGTTCAGTGTTTCGCTGTCTTTTTCTTGCTATGAAACACATAGAAAATAATGGGATTTGTATGCATCCTGGGTTAAGTGGATGAGTCTACTCATGGCTGAAGGCAATTCACCTGGTGACTTAGGTCACTACATGTTCTTAGTGACCCCCTGGGGACTCTGAGCTTGGCATATCTGGAGCCTGCGGCATCCTAGCTAGAAAGCCCTGTCGGCAGTGAAATGTCTCCTCCTTTAGCACCTGATGAGAAGACAGTCGTGCCCCTCTGGCCA includes these proteins:
- the LOC102981913 gene encoding olfactory receptor 13C7-like; amino-acid sequence: MESANQTASVTELILLGLSAHPRLEKTFFVLMLLMYLVTLLGNGVLILVTILDSRLHKPVYFFLRNLSFLDICDTTSSVPLILDNFLTPRKIIPFSACAVQMFLSFAMGAMECVPLGMMAFDRYMAICNPLRYPMVMSEAVYVPMAASSWAAGSAASTVQTSLAMRLPFCGDNVINHFTCEILAVLKLACADISNNVISMGVTNVIFLGVPVLFIFVSYIFILTTILRMPSAEGKKKAFSTCSAHQTAVLIFYGTILFTYGKPKSKDPLGADK